Proteins found in one Methanofollis fontis genomic segment:
- a CDS encoding ABC-ATPase domain-containing protein, with the protein MTVRTAADLRATLRRIDGRGYGAYKDCAGAYAFEGHTLFIDHVQGDPFAAPSRVRVRIPASRAGFPAHCSGTPERAVAFRDFLARSVSGALRRHGGRRRGSGKSGEIAIARPGQEVLERSSVVLTAEGDIEVRILVGLPARGRTVLGREAEAIFFEDIPALVTAALLYGSIDADLLDRHLAVAEDAAALREALTPLGLVAFVADGAVLPRRSGVDERPLEGAVPFESPPSLRVEIDLPNAGRVTGMGVPEGITLIVGGGFHGKSTLLRSIERGVYTHIPGDGREYVAAAPSTVKIRAEDGRRVEGVDISPFIAGLPDGRDTRAFSTENASGSTSQAANIMEALEMGAGVLLIDEDTAATNMMIRDRRMQDLVADDMEPITPFIDRAQALYGDLGVSTVLVIGGSGDYFDIADTVVCMAAYRPEDATERAAAIAGRYASGRTAPTEDGFGAFRHRIPEAASIDASKGRREAKVAADGVRGIRFGVHEIDLSAVPQVVDPAQTTAIAHAILRARRLMDGRRSLREVVEGVMAEVERDGPDALTPHPSGGLAVFRPYELAAAINRLRTLRVGQRE; encoded by the coding sequence ATGACGGTGAGAACGGCGGCAGACCTGAGGGCGACCCTGAGGAGGATCGACGGGCGGGGGTATGGGGCATATAAGGACTGCGCGGGGGCGTACGCCTTCGAGGGGCATACCCTGTTCATCGACCATGTGCAGGGTGACCCCTTCGCCGCCCCGAGCCGCGTACGGGTGCGGATCCCGGCCTCGAGGGCCGGGTTCCCGGCGCACTGCTCCGGCACACCGGAACGGGCCGTGGCCTTCCGCGACTTCCTCGCCCGCTCGGTTTCGGGTGCGCTCCGGCGCCATGGCGGCAGGCGGCGGGGAAGCGGAAAGAGCGGTGAGATCGCCATCGCCCGCCCGGGGCAGGAGGTCCTGGAGCGCTCCTCGGTGGTGCTGACGGCGGAGGGCGATATCGAGGTGCGCATTCTCGTCGGGCTGCCGGCCCGGGGGCGGACGGTGCTCGGGCGGGAGGCGGAGGCGATCTTCTTTGAAGATATCCCTGCGCTCGTCACCGCGGCCCTGCTGTACGGATCGATCGACGCCGATCTCCTCGACCGCCACCTTGCGGTCGCCGAGGACGCCGCCGCCCTGCGTGAGGCCCTCACCCCCCTGGGACTCGTCGCCTTCGTGGCCGACGGTGCCGTGCTGCCGCGGCGGAGCGGCGTGGACGAGCGCCCCCTGGAGGGCGCCGTGCCCTTCGAGTCGCCCCCCTCCCTGCGGGTCGAGATCGACCTCCCGAATGCCGGTCGGGTCACGGGGATGGGAGTGCCCGAGGGGATCACCCTGATCGTCGGCGGGGGGTTCCACGGCAAATCCACGCTCCTCCGATCGATCGAGCGCGGGGTCTACACCCATATCCCGGGCGACGGCCGCGAGTACGTGGCCGCCGCACCCTCGACGGTAAAGATCCGGGCCGAGGACGGGCGGCGGGTGGAGGGGGTCGATATCTCGCCCTTCATCGCCGGTCTGCCGGACGGGCGCGACACCCGCGCCTTCTCCACCGAGAACGCCAGCGGGAGCACCTCGCAGGCGGCGAACATCATGGAGGCGCTGGAGATGGGGGCGGGCGTGCTGCTCATTGACGAGGACACCGCCGCCACGAATATGATGATCCGCGACCGGCGGATGCAGGACCTGGTGGCCGACGATATGGAGCCGATCACCCCCTTCATCGACCGGGCGCAGGCGCTCTACGGCGACCTCGGGGTCTCGACGGTGCTCGTCATCGGGGGGTCGGGCGATTATTTCGATATCGCCGATACGGTCGTCTGCATGGCGGCCTATCGCCCTGAAGACGCCACCGAACGGGCGGCGGCGATCGCCGGCAGGTATGCGTCGGGCCGTACCGCACCGACTGAGGACGGCTTCGGGGCGTTCAGGCACCGCATCCCGGAGGCGGCCTCCATCGACGCCAGCAAGGGGCGGCGGGAGGCGAAGGTGGCGGCCGACGGCGTGCGGGGGATCCGTTTCGGGGTGCACGAGATCGACCTCTCGGCGGTGCCGCAGGTGGTCGATCCGGCCCAGACGACGGCGATCGCCCACGCGATCCTGCGGGCACGCCGCCTGATGGACGGGCGGCGGAGCCTGCGGGAGGTGGTCGAGGGTGTGATGGCCGAGGTGGAACGGGACGGCCCGGACGCCCTCACCCCCCACCCCTCGGGCGGTCTGGCAGTCTTCCGCCCCTATGAACTGGCGGCGGCGATCAACCGGCTGCGGACACTGCGGGTCGGGCAGCGGGAGTGA